A genomic window from Streptomyces sp. NBC_01429 includes:
- a CDS encoding winged helix-turn-helix transcriptional regulator: MLGRRWTLRILWELSHAPAGFRELRRRCERMSSSVLSTRLGELADARVLALRADGCHLTRLGRDLVDALGPLDAFRSAGCRGPSTRPGSATTRRSRTCRPR; the protein is encoded by the coding sequence CTGCTGGGACGGCGCTGGACGTTGCGCATCCTGTGGGAGCTGAGCCATGCCCCGGCAGGCTTCCGTGAACTGCGGCGCCGATGCGAGCGCATGTCCTCCAGCGTCCTCAGCACCCGGCTCGGCGAGCTGGCCGATGCCCGCGTCCTCGCTCTGCGCGCCGACGGCTGTCACCTCACCCGACTCGGCAGGGACCTCGTCGACGCGCTCGGCCCGCTCGACGCCTTCCGCTCGGCGGGCTGCAGGGGACCGAGCACGAGGCCGGGATCGGCGACGACAAGGAGATCCCGCACCTGTCGGCCGCGCTGA
- a CDS encoding helix-turn-helix domain-containing protein, with product MRYNEWHAVRSQSVGTLLREWRNRRRMSQLELASRAESSARHISFIETGRASPSRSMLLRFADQMDIPIRERNVLLVAAGFAPFFPESSFRDADDLSVVRGELRRLLVAYEPNPVFIHDAQYRVIDANRAFHTLVSGVAEHLLRPSLNVMRLTLHPEGLAPLIHNYHPWRAHLLGRLRHRLTISGSTPLRALYDEVSSYPVPPGRRDEDGGADPDGDFRFPFALPLRLEHEGRVLSFVSALMTLSAPIDVTVSELEVETLLPANSETSQALQAMRTRITRTEPGRGIRSPS from the coding sequence ATGCGTTACAACGAATGGCACGCGGTACGTAGCCAGAGCGTGGGAACCCTGTTGCGCGAGTGGCGGAACAGGCGCAGGATGAGCCAGCTCGAACTCGCCTCCAGAGCAGAGAGTTCAGCCCGACACATCAGCTTCATCGAGACAGGTCGGGCCAGCCCGAGCCGTAGCATGCTGTTACGTTTCGCGGACCAGATGGACATTCCCATTCGCGAACGCAACGTCCTGCTGGTCGCGGCCGGATTCGCCCCGTTCTTCCCGGAGAGCTCCTTCAGGGACGCCGATGATCTGAGCGTCGTGCGCGGCGAACTGCGCCGGCTGCTCGTCGCCTACGAGCCCAACCCTGTCTTCATCCATGACGCGCAGTACCGCGTCATCGACGCCAACCGTGCCTTCCACACCTTGGTGTCCGGCGTGGCGGAGCATCTCCTGCGACCCTCGCTGAACGTCATGAGGCTGACCCTGCACCCCGAGGGGCTCGCGCCCCTGATCCACAACTACCACCCCTGGCGGGCCCACTTGCTGGGCCGGCTGCGCCATCGGCTGACCATAAGCGGTTCGACGCCGCTGAGGGCCCTCTACGACGAGGTCAGCAGCTATCCGGTCCCCCCGGGCCGGCGCGATGAGGACGGCGGCGCGGATCCGGACGGCGACTTCCGGTTCCCCTTCGCGCTGCCGCTGCGGCTGGAACACGAAGGACGGGTGCTGTCGTTCGTGTCCGCCCTGATGACACTGAGCGCCCCCATCGACGTCACCGTCTCCGAGCTGGAGGTCGAAACCCTCCTGCCCGCCAACTCGGAGACATCGCAGGCGCTTCAGGCGATGCGGACGCGGATCACGCGGACGGAACCCGGTCGAGGAATCCGCTCACCGAGCTGA
- a CDS encoding MmgE/PrpD family protein, which translates to MTALTGLCDWAAGLEYAAIPERVRRLAASQVLSQTAAIRAGLAHPLGQRLVKAFGPPFQADARQSACVLAALGSWLNLDDTAYAGHLSNSTVAVPLAFAHSLGLDGAGLITAVVAANECAARMTAAATLGPLRGQSAVHTHLAGAVSGRSHCEGVAAAQWTDALGLAFAMPHRPLMRAFLASDARLLNAFTPVRAGLDACDAAAAGLRGAPDLMEHPDGFLAAFADVPLAGALTDGLGSRWYTETLSFKMRPGGPGIDAAVDCALELHQELGRVDVDSVTEVVVEASLYTLFAGRTAERYVTGPDAPLGALVLHTPYPVATALLTGRLGVEDFEGPRLAEPDRWRLADRVRVVHAPDLTRALFESQAPFGEAVRTAGDAAGPWLRAFGGPETELIAREANEGLGPSDFSRATKTTGARVSVRLKDGRCLTRERLIPLGAAGPHTRDHHAELVRQKFTGLGGGAGPARAAAGLATMNATELRQWSTKAVAA; encoded by the coding sequence ATGACCGCGCTGACCGGCCTGTGCGACTGGGCCGCCGGACTGGAGTACGCGGCGATCCCGGAACGGGTGCGCCGGCTCGCGGCCAGCCAGGTGCTGTCGCAGACCGCCGCCATCCGCGCCGGACTCGCCCACCCCCTGGGACAGCGCCTGGTCAAGGCATTCGGACCGCCTTTCCAGGCCGACGCCCGGCAGAGCGCCTGTGTGCTCGCCGCACTGGGCTCGTGGCTGAACCTCGACGACACCGCCTACGCCGGGCACCTGTCCAACTCCACGGTCGCCGTGCCCCTCGCCTTCGCCCACAGTCTCGGCCTCGACGGCGCCGGCCTGATCACCGCGGTGGTGGCCGCCAACGAGTGCGCGGCGCGGATGACCGCGGCGGCGACCCTGGGCCCGCTGCGCGGGCAGAGCGCCGTGCACACCCATCTCGCCGGCGCCGTCAGCGGCCGGTCGCACTGCGAGGGCGTCGCAGCGGCCCAATGGACCGACGCACTCGGCCTGGCCTTCGCGATGCCCCACCGGCCGCTGATGCGGGCCTTCCTCGCCAGCGACGCCCGGCTCCTGAACGCCTTCACCCCGGTGCGCGCCGGCCTGGACGCCTGCGACGCCGCGGCCGCGGGGCTGCGCGGCGCACCCGACCTGATGGAGCATCCGGACGGCTTCCTGGCCGCCTTCGCCGACGTACCGCTGGCCGGCGCGCTCACCGACGGCCTCGGCAGTCGCTGGTACACGGAGACACTCTCCTTCAAGATGCGTCCCGGCGGTCCTGGGATCGACGCCGCCGTGGACTGCGCCCTCGAACTCCACCAGGAGCTGGGCCGTGTGGACGTCGACTCGGTGACCGAGGTGGTGGTGGAGGCGTCGCTGTACACACTGTTCGCGGGCCGCACGGCCGAGCGCTACGTCACCGGACCCGACGCGCCGCTGGGCGCCCTGGTGCTGCACACTCCCTACCCGGTGGCGACCGCGCTGCTGACCGGCCGGCTCGGGGTGGAGGACTTCGAGGGCCCCCGGCTGGCCGAGCCGGACCGCTGGCGGCTCGCCGACCGGGTCCGGGTGGTGCACGCCCCGGACCTCACCCGCGCCCTGTTCGAGTCGCAGGCCCCGTTCGGTGAGGCGGTACGTACGGCGGGGGACGCGGCGGGTCCCTGGCTCAGGGCCTTCGGCGGGCCCGAGACCGAACTGATCGCGCGGGAGGCGAACGAGGGACTGGGGCCGTCCGACTTCTCCCGGGCGACCAAGACGACCGGGGCCAGGGTGAGTGTGCGCCTGAAGGACGGCCGATGCCTGACGCGGGAGCGTCTCATCCCGCTCGGCGCCGCCGGGCCGCACACACGGGACCATCACGCGGAGCTGGTGCGCCAGAAGTTCACCGGTCTGGGAGGCGGAGCCGGCCCGGCGCGGGCAGCGGCGGGACTGGCCACCATGAACGCTACTGAGCTGCGCCAATGGTCGACGAAAGCGGTCGCCGCATGA
- a CDS encoding DJ-1/PfpI family protein translates to MERRTFLRASALSLGTAAGVGAMGEEASAVSAEHPLRVQVLMFDGVEEQDFVAPVEVLGLAGRMSGGALTTSMVTTGQPATVTCVYGTKVRVDRGWSPHEADVLVVPGGGYRDKDGPGVNRLIADQEWLRRLAASAALPVGICTGVMVLSAAGLTKGRNATTHAGAKADLAAQGATVIDARVVDDGDLVTGGGITSGLEVALWLVERFVGAQLAQRVETVLEYERRGTVWRRA, encoded by the coding sequence ATGGAACGACGTACGTTCTTGCGCGCTTCGGCTCTGTCCCTCGGCACGGCAGCGGGTGTGGGGGCCATGGGCGAGGAGGCGTCGGCGGTGTCTGCGGAGCATCCGCTGCGTGTGCAGGTGCTGATGTTCGACGGTGTGGAGGAGCAGGACTTCGTCGCCCCGGTGGAGGTGTTGGGGCTCGCCGGGCGGATGAGCGGCGGGGCGCTGACGACGTCGATGGTGACGACCGGTCAGCCGGCCACTGTCACCTGTGTCTACGGCACGAAGGTACGGGTGGACAGGGGATGGTCGCCTCATGAGGCGGACGTGCTCGTGGTTCCCGGAGGCGGGTACAGGGACAAGGACGGGCCGGGCGTGAACCGGCTCATCGCCGATCAGGAATGGTTGCGCCGGCTGGCCGCCTCGGCAGCGCTGCCGGTGGGGATCTGCACCGGTGTCATGGTGCTGTCGGCCGCCGGACTGACCAAGGGGCGCAACGCCACCACCCACGCGGGTGCGAAGGCGGATCTGGCCGCACAGGGCGCGACGGTGATCGACGCGCGTGTGGTCGACGACGGCGACCTCGTCACCGGCGGCGGCATCACCTCCGGGTTGGAGGTGGCGCTCTGGCTGGTGGAGCGGTTCGTGGGCGCGCAGCTCGCCCAGCGGGTGGAGACGGTGCTGGAGTACGAGAGGCGCGGCACGGTATGGCGGCGGGCCTGA
- a CDS encoding nuclear transport factor 2 family protein: MTQYNTAVNRYLAAWNAADSEAIAKAVAEAWTEDGTYTDPLVDVRGHEGVQAAIEGAHTQFPGFEFRLKGEVDGNHHIARFSWDLVSTADGSSPAGGSDVITLAEDGRISSVSGFLDRVPSA; encoded by the coding sequence GTGACCCAGTACAACACCGCTGTCAACCGGTACCTGGCCGCCTGGAACGCCGCCGACTCCGAGGCCATCGCCAAGGCCGTGGCCGAGGCATGGACCGAGGACGGCACGTACACCGACCCGCTGGTGGACGTCCGGGGACACGAAGGCGTCCAGGCTGCCATCGAGGGTGCGCACACGCAGTTCCCCGGCTTCGAGTTCCGGCTCAAGGGCGAGGTCGACGGCAACCACCACATCGCGCGGTTCTCGTGGGATCTGGTGTCGACGGCCGACGGCTCGTCGCCGGCGGGGGGCTCCGATGTGATCACCCTGGCCGAGGACGGGCGGATCAGCTCGGTGAGCGGATTCCTCGACCGGGTTCCGTCCGCGTGA
- a CDS encoding carboxymuconolactone decarboxylase family protein produces the protein MFAVGAGLLGHGLLPHMDREIVIARVTARAGCSYEWGVHASVYSQQVGLSPEHLRATADTDPTAGATWPPRHAALLDAVDEPHDTAHLSATAWNALRDHYEEDRLLEFLVPAGWYRTISYLANGLLLDDESWAVPFPAR, from the coding sequence ATGTTCGCCGTGGGCGCCGGGCTGCTGGGCCATGGGCTCCTCCCCCACATGGACCGGGAGATCGTCATCGCCCGGGTGACCGCCCGCGCCGGTTGCTCCTACGAATGGGGCGTGCACGCCTCCGTCTACTCCCAGCAGGTGGGGCTCAGCCCGGAGCACCTTCGAGCGACTGCCGACACCGACCCCACGGCCGGCGCCACCTGGCCGCCGCGGCATGCCGCACTGCTCGACGCTGTCGACGAACCGCACGACACCGCGCACCTCTCGGCCACCGCGTGGAATGCCCTGCGCGACCACTACGAAGAAGACCGGCTACTGGAGTTCCTCGTGCCGGCCGGCTGGTACCGGACCATCAGCTACCTGGCCAACGGGCTCCTGCTGGACGACGAATCCTGGGCCGTCCCGTTCCCGGCGCGCTGA
- a CDS encoding alpha/beta hydrolase → MFLHFAAAVMAFAVVTTAPVEAVPALVPAADREVVFTVDGTATYGTLHIPAHRAGQRLRAAMLLPGSGPTDRDGNQPPALTPNTLAQLADEFGGDRVATLRFDKYGTGRTGLGAYHDHPEELDYPAYVRQARAAYALLRDQPETDPHAMLVVGHSEGAMTALLLGGTVRPRPAGLALLQPQAIRLLDLVALQLKAQIAEATRQGQLTPEQQTAIEAAVDAAVTAVREHRPVDTTDLPPSIAQLFEAFQGVSGRFVNSDDAVYPPDTAAALRPGTRVLLTCGTHDPQVPCATTDALTAALRRAHVGGPGRVTLPGVDHLLHDTDHPDAFAPAVLDALDRFVER, encoded by the coding sequence ATGTTCCTCCACTTCGCGGCGGCCGTGATGGCATTTGCCGTCGTGACCACCGCCCCGGTCGAGGCGGTTCCCGCCCTCGTGCCCGCCGCCGACCGCGAGGTCGTCTTCACTGTCGACGGAACGGCGACGTACGGCACCCTGCATATTCCCGCGCATCGTGCCGGGCAACGGCTCCGCGCCGCGATGCTGCTGCCCGGCAGCGGACCCACCGACCGTGACGGCAACCAACCGCCCGCGCTCACCCCGAACACCCTGGCGCAGTTGGCTGACGAGTTCGGCGGCGACCGAGTCGCCACGCTGCGGTTCGACAAGTACGGCACCGGCCGCACCGGGCTCGGCGCCTACCACGACCACCCGGAAGAACTCGACTACCCGGCGTACGTCCGCCAGGCCAGGGCCGCCTACGCATTGTTGCGCGACCAGCCGGAGACCGACCCGCACGCGATGCTGGTCGTCGGGCACAGCGAGGGCGCGATGACCGCGCTGCTGCTCGGTGGCACCGTCCGCCCGCGCCCGGCCGGCCTGGCGCTGCTGCAACCGCAGGCGATCCGCCTGCTGGACCTGGTCGCGCTGCAACTGAAGGCCCAGATCGCCGAGGCGACGCGGCAGGGCCAGCTCACCCCGGAACAGCAGACAGCCATCGAAGCGGCGGTCGACGCCGCCGTCACCGCCGTGCGTGAACACCGACCGGTCGACACCACCGATCTGCCGCCCTCGATCGCCCAGCTCTTCGAAGCCTTCCAAGGGGTGAGCGGTCGGTTCGTGAACAGCGACGACGCCGTCTATCCGCCGGACACCGCTGCGGCACTCCGGCCGGGGACCAGGGTGCTGCTGACATGCGGTACGCACGACCCCCAGGTGCCTTGCGCCACGACGGACGCCCTGACCGCCGCCCTGCGCCGCGCACACGTCGGTGGACCGGGCCGGGTGACGCTGCCCGGAGTGGACCACCTGCTGCACGACACCGACCACCCGGACGCCTTCGCCCCGGCCGTGCTCGACGCCTTGGACCGGTTCGTGGAACGCTGA
- a CDS encoding MarR family winged helix-turn-helix transcriptional regulator, translating into MSQNDAGVDLDKSLGYLLKEASSALRAAMEEVLRPLGMSVTHYSCLELLAQRPGLSNSELARGAFVTRQSMNVLLQALERDGYVTRPAEAPVGKVLPARLTPRGRRSLEKATVAVRSVEVRMLAGMTEVEQSGAFRILQGMIHSLRE; encoded by the coding sequence ATGAGTCAAAACGATGCCGGTGTCGACCTGGACAAATCACTGGGCTACCTGCTGAAAGAGGCTTCGAGCGCCCTGCGCGCAGCCATGGAGGAGGTGCTACGACCACTCGGGATGAGCGTGACGCACTACTCCTGCCTCGAACTGCTGGCCCAGCGGCCGGGCTTGTCGAACTCCGAGCTCGCGCGTGGCGCGTTCGTGACACGGCAGTCGATGAACGTGCTGCTCCAGGCCCTGGAACGAGACGGCTACGTGACCAGGCCCGCGGAGGCCCCCGTCGGGAAGGTTCTTCCCGCGCGGCTCACGCCCCGCGGCCGACGGAGCCTGGAGAAGGCGACCGTGGCGGTCAGGTCCGTCGAGGTCAGAATGCTGGCCGGCATGACCGAGGTCGAGCAGTCGGGCGCGTTCCGGATCCTTCAGGGCATGATTCATTCCCTGCGCGAGTGA
- a CDS encoding TetR/AcrR family transcriptional regulator, translated as MGRPRAFDEDKVVRAAVDLFGGRAYDGVSVDDLVSHLGVHRNSLYKTFGSKRGLYLVALRRHLADDVRPLVDALAAASDAATALRLVTSAGLGLLLLAAAERAPVDEEVAAEVTAALGAVDQAIADALGIPADLAAALTASALGILLRGNPDNVGAALSQRLDPLA; from the coding sequence ATGGGTAGGCCAAGGGCGTTCGACGAGGACAAGGTAGTGCGCGCCGCCGTGGATCTCTTCGGCGGCCGTGCGTACGACGGGGTGTCCGTCGACGATCTCGTCAGCCACCTCGGCGTACACCGCAACAGCTTGTACAAGACGTTCGGCAGCAAACGCGGCCTCTATCTGGTTGCCCTGCGCCGCCACCTCGCCGACGACGTCCGTCCCTTGGTCGACGCGCTCGCAGCGGCATCGGATGCCGCGACCGCGCTGCGGCTCGTCACGTCGGCCGGTCTCGGTCTGCTGCTGCTCGCGGCGGCCGAACGGGCACCGGTCGACGAGGAGGTCGCCGCCGAGGTGACGGCAGCGTTGGGCGCCGTCGACCAGGCGATCGCCGACGCGCTCGGCATTCCCGCCGACCTGGCCGCCGCTCTCACGGCCTCCGCACTGGGCATCCTCCTGCGCGGGAATCCCGACAATGTCGGCGCCGCGCTGTCCCAACGCCTCGATCCTCTCGCCTGA
- a CDS encoding VOC family protein: MPATGPDFISLQARDLDASQAFYEQYLGLVRSQAGPPHAVVFETKPIAFALRDVLPGTDLASVAQPGIGAAIWLHATDVQAIHDALVADGHTIVSAPIDGPFGRTFTFADPDGYQVTLHDRT; this comes from the coding sequence ATGCCCGCAACCGGCCCCGACTTCATCTCGCTCCAGGCGCGCGACCTGGACGCTTCGCAGGCGTTCTACGAGCAGTACCTCGGCCTCGTCCGCTCGCAGGCCGGACCTCCGCACGCCGTCGTCTTCGAGACGAAGCCGATCGCGTTCGCACTCCGCGACGTCCTTCCCGGCACCGATCTCGCATCCGTCGCCCAGCCCGGCATCGGTGCGGCGATCTGGCTCCACGCCACAGACGTCCAGGCCATCCACGACGCTCTCGTCGCCGACGGTCACACCATCGTCTCCGCACCGATCGACGGGCCCTTCGGCCGGACCTTCACCTTCGCCGACCCCGACGGCTACCAGGTCACTCTCCACGACCGCACCTGA